In Mytilus edulis chromosome 4, xbMytEdul2.2, whole genome shotgun sequence, the following proteins share a genomic window:
- the LOC139518840 gene encoding E3 ubiquitin-protein ligase TRIM71-like yields MSARDRVTELLLKNVKCFLCLEPFKDPRLLDCCHSFCLDCLEAYTETFEETHIECPLCDKKTERPKKVKDLKKNIYIDFSAVKFGTHCSICGEREFAKSHCIECDQDFCRSCIRSHGGITTTREHHLVDFDKQRKPGRVSRDLFCKVHPEEKMVYYCVECNQLICKHCNLTAHKNHASKHASEVASKLRNKLKRKSEHGEHKNYLVWLAERREMFNNEIEKNRKCEKRTVKKVTEMADQVIAIVEEIKNILLKRTRDITKKQIQPLKQKMEVFEKYILSFAELLLHSRNLYEKADDIEIVNTCDLLTRSLESLKHQKDDAQFKLSHIYEYPVFKPGKATADQLLPFFGDVHVGDGLDDETNLTIYDFYTEKSTTILSMIPLEDERLWVIDGEGDMKLYDSSGRVHKQVSVGIQADDIISTEQHIIISGNASKMVKVFDRDIKEVASINTELCCRGVAIDQNDDSIYVCLTEKNAFFDHDSTHSNKIVRIMPTGARYEIPDIQIYAGNPTVEYPARVVIKNDGLVAVSDWKRNCLTILNKVGYVEKQYFFAGIDNKKDKICPRGICTDQNGSLYLADYMNSRILKIRDNDSELHEVLTTNDGIYKPWSIAISRDGLLWIGSKDGKISVHYFKQPDHAFYE; encoded by the coding sequence ATGTCTGCTAGAGATCGTGTAACGGAGTTGTTATTGAAGAATGTGAAATGTTTTCTCTGTCTAGAACCGTTTAAAGATCCAAGACTGTTAGACTGTTGTCATTCATTTTGCTTGGATTGTTTGGAAGCATATACTGAAACATTCGAGGAAACACACATTGAATGTccattatgtgataaaaaaacagaaagaccaaaaaaagtgaaagatctaaaaaagaatatttatattgACTTTTCTGCTGTTAAATTTGGCACTCACTGCTCAATTTGTGGTGAGAGGGAATTTGCCAAATCTCACTGTATTGAATGTGACCAAGATTTCTGTAGAAGTTGTATAAGATCACATGGTGGAATCACAACCACTAGGGAGCACCATCTGGTTGATTTCGATAAGCAACGCAAACCAGGAAGAGTATCAAGGGATCTATTTTGTAAAGTTCACCCTGAGGAGAAAATGGTATATTACTGTGTTGAATGTAATCAACTTATTTGCAAACACTGTAATTTAACAGCTcataaaaatcatgcatctaaacaCGCATCGGAAGTAGCATCTAaattaagaaacaaacttaaaagGAAATCAGAACACGGAGAACATAAGAACTATCTCGTATGGCTAGCAGAGAGGAGGGAAATGTTCAACAATGAAATAGAAAAGAATAGAAAATGCGAAAAGCGCACCGTAAAGAAAGTAACAGAAATGGCAGACCAAGTTATAGCAATAGTCgaggaaataaaaaatatacttctTAAGAGAACACGTGacataacaaaaaaacagatCCAACCATTAAAGCAGAAGATGGAGGTTTTTGAAAAGTACATCCTATCATTCGCCGAGCTCTTACTTCATTCGCGCAATCTTTATGAGAAAGCAGATGATATTGAAATCGTAAATACATGTGATCTCCTCACTAGATCTCTCGAGagtttaaaacatcaaaaagaTGACGCTCAGTTTAAATTATCTCATATTTATGAATATCCAGTATTCAAACCAGGAAAAGCAACGGCCGATCAACTTCTACCTTTTTTCGGAGATGTTCATGTGGGTGATGGGCTCGACGATGAAACAAACCTAACAATATATGACTTTTATACAGAGAAAAGCACTACTATTTTATCAATGATTCCATTGGAAGATGAGAGGTTATGGGTGATAGACGGAGAAGGGGATATGAAACTGTATGACTCTTCTGGTCGAGTTCATAAGCAGGTCAGTGTGGGAATTCAAGCCGACGATATCATCTCAACAGAACAACACATCATCATAAGTGGAAACGCGTCAAAGATGGTTAAAGTGTTTGACAGAGATATAAAAGAAGTTGCTTCCATTAACACAGAGCTTTGCTGTCGTGGTGTTGCTATTGATCAGAATGATGACTCAATATACGTATGCTTGACGGAGAAAAACGCTTTCTTTGATCATGATTCCACACACAGTAATAAAATTGTTCGTATCATGCCGACAGGAGCAAGGTATGAAATTCCTGATATTCAAATATATGCTGGTAATCCAACAGTTGAATATCCTGCCAGAGTTGTGATTAAAAATGATGGATTGGTAGCAGTCTCTGACTGGAAACGAAACTGtttgacaattttaaacaaaGTAGGCTATGTTGAAAAGCAGTATTTCTTTGCTGGAATTGATAACAAGAAGGATAAAATATGTCCTCGTGGTATTTGCACTGATCAAAATGGAAGTTTGTATTTAGCAGATTATATGAACAGTAGAATTCTAAAGATTCGGGACAACGACAGCGAGTTACATGAGGTACTGACAACCAATGATGGCATTTATAAACCATGGTCGATTGCAATAAGTCGGGATGGTCTTTTATGGATAGGTAGCAAAGACGGCAAAATTAGTGTTCATTATTTCAAACAGCCGGACCATGCTTTCTACGAGTAA